The Acetomicrobium flavidum genome window below encodes:
- a CDS encoding DUF1850 domain-containing protein — MLLIPQGQEIVLSYVHSLERTPVRDLFFLQHNQLCLYEEMVKSHNAGLPTLNPYPGSLIKTKDWLIFRGGRRHWANIHCRVGNAEIGKNVLSIGGRDYELYALYPGQVICLSVALKPIL; from the coding sequence ATGCTTTTGATTCCACAAGGTCAAGAGATAGTTTTAAGCTACGTTCATAGCTTGGAAAGAACTCCCGTTCGAGACCTTTTCTTCCTTCAGCATAATCAGCTATGCCTGTATGAAGAGATGGTCAAATCGCATAATGCAGGCCTTCCGACGTTAAATCCCTATCCCGGGTCGCTAATAAAGACGAAGGATTGGCTCATATTTCGAGGTGGCAGGCGACACTGGGCCAACATCCACTGCAGGGTTGGAAATGCCGAAATTGGCAAAAACGTCCTGTCCATCGGAGGGAGAGATTACGAACTATACGCTTTGTATCCGGGGCAGGTGATTTGCCTTTCCGTGGCCCTAAAGCCAATATTATAG
- a CDS encoding TRAP transporter permease: MKDDKPQDQTIDLEEIIRQYDTESQYRTLIGWQNALIVAVACAMSLFHLYTAGFGLLLAMKQRAVHLAFVLFLTFLLYPATKKSPSNKIPWYDFILACAAAYTTLYIVIHFNQLITRAGLPTTMDILVGFLGIALLLEATRRVSNPVLPILAIISLVYCYYGRYFPSLFAHRGFNIPRIINHMYLGTEGVFGVPISVSATFVFMFILFGSILQETGMGKFIIDLALAIAGRSTGGPAKVAVLSSAIMGTISGSSVANVCTTGTFTIPLMKSIGYKPYFAGAVEAVASTGGQIMPPVMGAAAFIMAEFLGVPYIKVALAAIVPALLYYAAVMVQVHLEATRLGLLGLPKERLPRLWSLLKSKGHLLIPLFAIIYFLVGGYTPMKAAYYGILTTIAVSFISKDTRLTLPKLINGLVNGARGSLGVACACGTVGIIVGMATLTGLGLRIASLIITISGGNLIVTLLLTMVTCILLGAGLPTTANFIVTSTIAAPALLQLGVAPMAAYMFVLYFGIAADLSPPVALAAYAGAGIAGADAMKTGITAVKLALAGFLVPFIYVMNPMLVLVNATPLPFIQAIVTAMLGVFLLGMSTIGYFKTHIPFWLRVVVFCGALGLLKPGIYSDAFGLAVLTFTYFFQKRRAKRQ, from the coding sequence ATGAAAGACGACAAACCGCAAGACCAAACTATCGATCTTGAAGAGATCATACGACAGTACGATACGGAATCGCAGTACAGGACCCTAATCGGATGGCAAAATGCGTTGATCGTTGCCGTTGCCTGCGCTATGTCGCTATTTCATCTTTACACCGCGGGATTTGGCCTACTTTTAGCGATGAAACAGCGAGCTGTGCACCTGGCCTTTGTATTATTTTTGACTTTTTTGCTTTACCCGGCGACAAAAAAGTCGCCAAGCAATAAAATTCCGTGGTATGACTTCATCTTAGCTTGCGCCGCTGCCTATACTACCCTCTACATTGTGATCCACTTCAATCAACTGATTACACGCGCGGGACTCCCAACTACCATGGACATACTCGTAGGGTTCCTTGGGATAGCATTACTGCTTGAGGCAACAAGGAGGGTGTCTAACCCCGTATTGCCAATCCTTGCCATAATTTCGCTGGTATATTGCTACTATGGACGCTATTTTCCGTCGCTTTTTGCCCACAGGGGATTTAACATCCCAAGGATAATCAATCACATGTACCTGGGCACAGAGGGAGTCTTCGGCGTTCCAATCTCCGTTTCGGCAACCTTCGTATTCATGTTCATCCTATTTGGTTCGATACTCCAGGAGACGGGCATGGGTAAATTTATCATCGATTTGGCATTGGCCATAGCCGGAAGATCCACAGGCGGTCCTGCCAAGGTCGCAGTTTTAAGCTCGGCAATCATGGGCACCATTTCCGGCTCTTCCGTCGCCAACGTGTGCACCACCGGAACATTTACTATACCGTTGATGAAAAGCATTGGATACAAGCCTTACTTTGCCGGAGCCGTAGAGGCTGTCGCGTCTACGGGAGGACAGATAATGCCGCCGGTAATGGGGGCAGCAGCTTTCATAATGGCAGAATTTTTAGGGGTTCCATACATAAAGGTCGCGCTGGCTGCGATCGTGCCCGCGCTTCTTTATTACGCAGCAGTCATGGTACAGGTGCACTTGGAAGCCACGAGGTTGGGGCTGCTTGGATTGCCCAAGGAAAGGCTTCCTCGGCTTTGGAGCCTTCTTAAGTCCAAAGGGCACCTTTTAATTCCCCTTTTTGCCATCATATATTTCCTTGTAGGTGGCTATACTCCTATGAAAGCGGCTTACTACGGCATCCTTACGACAATCGCCGTATCATTTATATCGAAGGATACGAGGCTGACGCTACCAAAGCTTATCAACGGCTTAGTTAACGGAGCCAGAGGATCGCTGGGCGTAGCCTGCGCTTGCGGTACAGTGGGCATAATTGTGGGCATGGCCACGCTGACGGGGCTTGGGCTTCGGATCGCCAGCCTGATTATAACCATATCTGGCGGCAACTTGATCGTAACGCTGCTTTTAACCATGGTAACATGCATACTGCTTGGAGCAGGCCTTCCAACGACTGCCAACTTCATCGTTACAAGCACCATAGCGGCACCGGCCTTGCTTCAATTAGGCGTAGCTCCCATGGCGGCTTACATGTTCGTCTTGTATTTTGGGATAGCCGCTGACCTAAGTCCTCCCGTTGCTCTGGCCGCTTACGCCGGAGCAGGTATCGCCGGGGCTGACGCGATGAAAACGGGCATAACAGCAGTTAAGCTGGCCTTGGCCGGATTTCTCGTGCCCTTCATATACGTCATGAACCCGATGCTCGTCTTGGTCAACGCGACGCCTTTGCCGTTCATTCAGGCAATTGTTACAGCGATGCTAGGCGTCTTTTTGCTCGGCATGTCGACGATAGGCTACTTCAAGACTCACATACCCTTTTGGCTTAGGGTAGTGGTCTTCTGCGGTGCCCTAGGTCTACTTAAGCCGGGCATCTATTCCGACGCCTTTGGATTGGCAGTATTAACCTTTACTTACTTTTTCCAAAAGAGACGAGCGAAAAGGCAATAG